A segment of the Marinobacter arenosus genome:
GCTTCGCCCATGTTATCGAAAGCGACAGCGATAGTTTGAAAGTTGCCAAAAAGAAAATACAAATAAATATAAAAAACCGTTTTTCGGTATTTACTATACTAATAATAAGAAAATATATAACAAGCCAGGTATAAAAGTTTTCCAGCCGCTCAAAAGCGAACGATGGCCAGTAGGCAAAGGCGCTTGATAGTAGAATTATAATAAAGAAAAGTATGAGCCAGATGTTTATAGGTGACGAAACCCATTTTACACTCTTGTCGTTAAAGCACCCTATGAACGCTCCAAGCACTGCTAACTGTGTCCAGGGAAGAAAGTCGAGAAAGGGATAAATCGACTGCGGTCTTACGTATTCCAGAAACAGGTAAGCGCAGATCATCCAGAAGGCCAGTGATTCAGTTTTGAAATGACGCCACATGGCTCCGATGTTGAGCTGATAAAACTCCTGAAGACTGACCTCCTTGCGCTTTTTAATCACAGATTTTCCTCACGGCTTCCATGATCTTTTGCTCACAGTTGGCAAAAAACTCGGAACTGCAATTGAATGGATCGTGAATATAAGGAGTCGGTCGTCTGCAATAGTGTCCAGCCAAGGCCAGAGAATAGGCGTTGCCAATTTTCTCCTGAAAAGAGGTGATATGGGTGGGTTCCATCAGAACGATCAGATCAGTATCCCGGAACTCAAAATTCCGAACGTTGACTGTCTGATGGTCATCCAGAGTTAAACCACGTTTTCGGGCGAGCTCTCTTGCCCTTGGGTCCGCTGGATGGCCATCGGTGCAATCCAGCCCACAAGACCTTGCGTCACGGCCGAGGCTTCTTGCGTATACCTCAGCAAGTGGGCTTCTGCATATGTTTCCGCTGCAAACGAAGACGACGCGCTGATCTGTTCCGGGAATCAAAGCGGGAAAACGGCGATAGGCTCCTATTTGGGCAAGAAGCCAATATCCAAGGAATCGAACGAAACCATTTCTCGACCCAAACCGCTCATACACCAACCGGTTCACCAGATAATCTCCTTATTTCCGTGTGAAAGTCCCTGAAAGTCAGTTGTAAGTCGTATCATGCCATACCTCAACTAATCAGCGTAAAAGGTCTTGAGAAAACCAACCGAAAAACTCCAGCTCGCATTACGAAACGGACGGATCACGCCGGGAGGCCTGGTCCTAATAGTATTCGACGCCATTATCAATGATAATATAGACCCGCATCGTGAGCTTGGTACCAACAAAGGACGTTGCTATCCATGGAATCCAGAATATTGGTGCTTGATGGGAACCAGCGGGCATCTCTTGCAGCGGTGAGGTCACTCGGGGCCAGAGACTTGTGGGTGGCTGTCGGGGAAAGCTCCGCAACTTCAATGGCTGGTTTGTCCCGTTATTGCAGCAGAATGGTCTCCTATCCGGACCCGTGCGGGTCACCCCGCCTGTTTTTCAAGGCTCTGTTGGAGCTCATCGAAAAACACGATATCTCGTTCCTTCTCCCCATTACCGAGGCAACGACGTACGCCCTGCTTCTGTATCGCGAAGAGCTGCCAGACAGCGTAACCCTACCCTTTCCCAGCACAGAGGCAGTCGAGCAACTTGCGAATAAGAACGAGCTCTTCAGATTCGCTGCAAATATCGGAGTCCCTATTCCCAGCACCTCTTTTTGTGACAACGTTGATGAAGGATTGAGAAAACTGGAGGGGATAGATCGTTTCCCCATTGTTTTAAAGCCTTTCAAATCAAAAATTCTGGAAAACGACAGCATCACTTCAACCAGAGTTCTTATCGCCGATTCCGCGGAAGACGCTCGAGCCCTACTAAAGTCCCACACATTTTTTTCACATCCGTTCACCATTCAGTCTTTTATAGAAGGCACTGGTCAGGGCGTGTTTGCCCTTTTCCACCAAGGGAAAGCGGTATGTTATTTCTCGCATCGCAGGCTCCGCGAAAAGCCGCCCGGAGGTGGTGTGAGCGTCTTGAGCGAGTCCGCCCCATTGGACGATTCGTTGAGGGTATCCGCCGAGAAACTCCTGGAAAGTGTCGGCTGGCATGGCGTAGCAATGGTGGAGTTCCGGGTCGACCACAACGGCACGGGCTACTTGATGGAAGTTAACCCTCGATTCTGGGGCTCCCTTCAACTGGCCATTGATTCGGGTATCGACTTTCCCTGGTGGCTGTACCTGGTTTGTACGAACAAGCGCCCCCCGGAAGTCGTATGGCGACACAGGCGGGTAAGGTGGATACTTGGGGATCTGGATAGGCTTTTCATAGTTCTGAAATCGCCTACGTCCAAATACTCTGCCAGAGAGAAGCTGATTGAGATCTTTCGATTCTTGAAGCCTGGCGCTCGAACCAGGCATGAGGTGAATCGCTGGAATGATCTCAAGCCATTCTGGTTTGAGCTAAAACAGTACGTTCGCGCCTTGAGGGGATGACAATATCCATGGGGTCACCCTACGTCATTATTCTTGCTAACGGACTCAACGGTCTCGGTGCGATACGATCGGCCGCCCACGCCGGGCTCAAATCCTATACCTTGATCACCAAACATTCAGACCTTAGTACCTATAGCCGCTTCAGTGAAAGAACCTTTGTGTTGCCGGCTTCCCCCTCTCTGGGTGACATCAGGCCAATTCTCGACCAGTTGTTCATCGACGAGTCCGGCCCCGGCGTTTTGCTGGCCTGCTCGGACAGCTCTGCCGAATTACTTGGAGAACTCAAGAGCGAAGGCTATGCAAAACAACACCTCATTGTCCCAACAGCGGAAACAACCCGGATACTGAACGACAAGAAATTTGAATGTAAGGCAATGGAAAATGGCGAGATTTCTCTGCCCAAAACTTACTACGAGCTCACCGATGACGCCCCCCAGTCCTTCCCCTTGATTATTAAGCCCCGCACGTTCAGGGATTACCGGATACTGGGCGCCAAAAACGTTATTCTTTATTCAGAGGTGGAATTAGATAACTTCCGAACCCGCTTCAAAGGCTACATGGAACGGTTCATTGGGCAGGAAGTGATTCAGGGTAACGACGACAACCTTTGGGTCTGCAACGTCACCTTCAATCAGCAGAAGGAAATGAGCGCCTGCTTTGTCTTTCAGCGACTGGGGACGATGCCGTCACACTATGGCGTTACCTCGCTGGCTATCAGCAGAGAAAACAAAGAGCTCCGCGAGGAATGCGAAAAGATCGGGAAGGCATTGAATTACTGCGGGCCGGCCATGATCGAATTCAAGAGAGACCCCGTTTCCGGACGGTACTTCTACATCGAAACCAATCCTCGCCTGGGCATGTGCAACTGGTTCGATACACGCTGTGGTATCAACAACATACTTGCCTGCGCTCAAGTTGCCTATGGCGAAAAAGTAGCATTTGGCTCGCAGCGCAATAACCTGGTGTACTGGAATTTTTTCGGTGATTTGATTGCCAGGCTGGAGGACAGAGAAAATCTCCTCTCAATCTTTTTCCTGTACCTGAGGTTGCTCCTACGCCCCAGGGTTGGCGCACTGTTCTATTGGAAGGATCCAATCCCGGCCTGCAAATATTCATGGGACGCTATCAAGAACATCTCGCGCAGAGCCGAAAAGAAGCTACGCAGGAAGTTTAGCTAATCCGCGCACCTTCATCTTGAAAGCTTCAAACCTGTTCACAATCTGGCGAAAATCATCGAAATCGCATGGTAAGGAGAATCTGGGCAATTCGAGACTATTCCGATCCGCCCGAACATAACCGGGAATGGTGTTAAACGCCAGCTTTATTCCGGATCTTTGGAGCCGTTCAATATCGAGCTGATCATAGTCGGACCGACGTCCGGTAGGGTATGCAAAAATATCCGGTAGGTAATCTAGTTCCGCCTCTACCCGTCGAATCGACATCTCTATCTCGGACTGTTTCTCGTCAACAGACAACGTTGAAAGGATTCGATGAGTACAAGTATGCGGGTACACGCCGTGTCCTGCATCCCGCAGAGTTCGCGCATCGCTCCAGGACATCGGCCGGTAGCTTGTGGGAATCTCATGTGGATATTCAACGCCGAGCGCCGGATAAAGGCCCTTTTCTAGCCATGCATAGAGATCACTTTGGCTTTCCTTCTTTAACGTGCTTCGAAGACTATAAACAACGTCGCCGATGTCATCGTGCCGAAGATTAATCGTTAACTCCTTTCCGGAAGGAAGCCTTAAATCGATCACCTCTTTCTTGGAGCGGTGAAGTGCATATGCGACTTGATCGTCCCATGGCCAGAGGTTGCGATCCAGAAAGCCTGTAATCACAAAAAAATTCAGACTATAACCGAACTCCTTGAACACTCGGGCAGCAATATCGTGGTGATCAAAGAATCCATCGTCGATGGTGAACATGACGGACTTTGAAGGAAGTGGTTTGTGGTGATCAAACGCCGCCCGGAGATCATCCATGGAAAGGACCCGATATCCATTCCTGGCAAGGTAGTCCAGATGGGAGCGAAGTATATCTGCGGTCATACATCCGGGTAGCCGTTCTTCCCCAAGGTCGGAGACCCTGTGGAGCATGAACACCGGGACGCTTCCCGGACAAAGAACCTGAAAAAGACCGGTTTCGCCAACTAAGTTGGCTAGCTTCAGAACGAGGTTCTTTAGCATCTTGCCCTAGCCGATGAGTTGTTGATAGAGACCACGGTACTCCTTAAGCATAGTCGCCAGACCAAACTTTTGGCCTGCAATACTGCGAGCACTGGGAACAACCGCTTTTCGAATCTCTGTCGCTGTGAGCTTCTTTATGGCGGAGACAATGGCAGCGGGATCTCTGATGGGAATCAGGAAACCGGTTTTTCCGTCGTCAATAATCTCCTCCGGGCCGCCGCTGCGCGTAGCAATAACCGGTACGCCGGCCATCATGGCTTCCACGGTAGAGATAGAGAAGCCCTCCGAGACAGAGGGCAGAAGAAAAATATCCGCTTGCCTGAGTATGTCGGCCACATCTTCTCGGAATCCGAGCCAGTGAATATTTGGCTCATGCGGCGCCGTGGAGATCTGACGGGTCAACTCTTCGAATAGCCCTTTTCTTTGGTGTCCCACAACCACAAAATGAATGTCGGGATCCGATTCCGCCATGAGTATCGACGCGTTTACCAGATACTCGTAGCCCTTTGCAGGGCGAATGTTTCCGATAGAAACAACCAGGGTTGTTTCTGGCCTCAACCCCAACTCCTGCCGTAAATCGACCCTCGACTCTCCGAGAAACGGTAAATGATCCACTCCGTTATAGATGAGCTTCAGTTTGCGAGCGGGTAGATTGCTTTTGGCGGTAAGTTCTTTCTCCAGACGTTTCGAAACGCACACTATCCTTGAAGCTCCAAGACCGATCAGAAAAAACTTGGCCTTAAGAAAACGCTCTCCGTCAGCAACGTCAACGGCTCCGTGGAACGTCGCAATCATCGGTTTTCGGCAGATTAAGGCCAACATTGCGCCATAAACATTTGAGCCCAGGAGGTGTGCGTGAATCAGTCCAATCTGCTCACTCGTAATTAAATGCCTGAGTGCGCGGATGTAACCAAGGTTAAAACTTCCCTTCGAGTCAATAAAATGGGGCGTGATCCCGATGG
Coding sequences within it:
- a CDS encoding arsenate reductase/protein-tyrosine-phosphatase family protein; translated protein: MNRLVYERFGSRNGFVRFLGYWLLAQIGAYRRFPALIPGTDQRVVFVCSGNICRSPLAEVYARSLGRDARSCGLDCTDGHPADPRARELARKRGLTLDDHQTVNVRNFEFRDTDLIVLMEPTHITSFQEKIGNAYSLALAGHYCRRPTPYIHDPFNCSSEFFANCEQKIMEAVRKICD
- a CDS encoding carboxylate--amine ligase; the encoded protein is MESRILVLDGNQRASLAAVRSLGARDLWVAVGESSATSMAGLSRYCSRMVSYPDPCGSPRLFFKALLELIEKHDISFLLPITEATTYALLLYREELPDSVTLPFPSTEAVEQLANKNELFRFAANIGVPIPSTSFCDNVDEGLRKLEGIDRFPIVLKPFKSKILENDSITSTRVLIADSAEDARALLKSHTFFSHPFTIQSFIEGTGQGVFALFHQGKAVCYFSHRRLREKPPGGGVSVLSESAPLDDSLRVSAEKLLESVGWHGVAMVEFRVDHNGTGYLMEVNPRFWGSLQLAIDSGIDFPWWLYLVCTNKRPPEVVWRHRRVRWILGDLDRLFIVLKSPTSKYSAREKLIEIFRFLKPGARTRHEVNRWNDLKPFWFELKQYVRALRG
- a CDS encoding ATP-binding protein → MGSPYVIILANGLNGLGAIRSAAHAGLKSYTLITKHSDLSTYSRFSERTFVLPASPSLGDIRPILDQLFIDESGPGVLLACSDSSAELLGELKSEGYAKQHLIVPTAETTRILNDKKFECKAMENGEISLPKTYYELTDDAPQSFPLIIKPRTFRDYRILGAKNVILYSEVELDNFRTRFKGYMERFIGQEVIQGNDDNLWVCNVTFNQQKEMSACFVFQRLGTMPSHYGVTSLAISRENKELREECEKIGKALNYCGPAMIEFKRDPVSGRYFYIETNPRLGMCNWFDTRCGINNILACAQVAYGEKVAFGSQRNNLVYWNFFGDLIARLEDRENLLSIFFLYLRLLLRPRVGALFYWKDPIPACKYSWDAIKNISRRAEKKLRRKFS
- a CDS encoding polysaccharide deacetylase family protein, with translation MDDLRAAFDHHKPLPSKSVMFTIDDGFFDHHDIAARVFKEFGYSLNFFVITGFLDRNLWPWDDQVAYALHRSKKEVIDLRLPSGKELTINLRHDDIGDVVYSLRSTLKKESQSDLYAWLEKGLYPALGVEYPHEIPTSYRPMSWSDARTLRDAGHGVYPHTCTHRILSTLSVDEKQSEIEMSIRRVEAELDYLPDIFAYPTGRRSDYDQLDIERLQRSGIKLAFNTIPGYVRADRNSLELPRFSLPCDFDDFRQIVNRFEAFKMKVRGLAKLPA
- a CDS encoding glycosyltransferase family 4 protein — translated: MHLIDTTGPGGAETVFIDLLRALEQTELRNVVVLRGEGWVADKVRSIGITPHFIDSKGSFNLGYIRALRHLITSEQIGLIHAHLLGSNVYGAMLALICRKPMIATFHGAVDVADGERFLKAKFFLIGLGASRIVCVSKRLEKELTAKSNLPARKLKLIYNGVDHLPFLGESRVDLRQELGLRPETTLVVSIGNIRPAKGYEYLVNASILMAESDPDIHFVVVGHQRKGLFEELTRQISTAPHEPNIHWLGFREDVADILRQADIFLLPSVSEGFSISTVEAMMAGVPVIATRSGGPEEIIDDGKTGFLIPIRDPAAIVSAIKKLTATEIRKAVVPSARSIAGQKFGLATMLKEYRGLYQQLIG